From Pseudomonas poae, the proteins below share one genomic window:
- a CDS encoding NAD/NADP octopine/nopaline dehydrogenase family protein produces the protein MNPLKVAICGGGRTGHLNAILFKQLPDVQVSLLTSNLEVVDHHARQVPLQALLPDGSTLSARLDRVTAEARPAVEDADIVIITVPAHARAKTLQAIAPHLSTRKPVYIGAIPGFCGFDWLAEATLANQPNLVIWGMKDVPHTAFELKPGRSIKMGGGKSQLYVATHARESQASRQQLHEILTRLYGPCVTLLDHYLEITLTPGNPIMHSSVIYGLIGPYGQWHRKIFPQRLSWWTECPELGAYFLERMDQESQALCAVISERMGVDLSSVKSLKQEIVEAYGDQIRDQSSMLSILRTNQAYNDILAPMVPAGDNRAGYVIERESRAFNEDVAYGLVLLVEMARRFELKVPYIEEVLHWSVAYMQGLRDSALDYFPSQWPRTA, from the coding sequence ATGAACCCGCTGAAAGTCGCCATTTGCGGCGGTGGCCGAACCGGTCATCTCAACGCAATCCTGTTCAAGCAACTGCCCGACGTCCAGGTTTCGCTGCTGACCAGCAACCTGGAAGTCGTCGATCACCACGCCCGGCAGGTACCGCTCCAGGCCCTGCTGCCGGACGGTTCCACACTGAGCGCCCGACTGGATCGGGTGACCGCCGAGGCCAGGCCGGCCGTGGAGGACGCCGATATCGTCATCATCACGGTGCCAGCCCATGCCCGCGCTAAAACCCTGCAGGCCATCGCGCCGCATCTGAGCACCCGCAAACCGGTGTACATCGGTGCGATTCCGGGCTTCTGCGGGTTCGACTGGCTGGCCGAAGCCACACTGGCAAACCAGCCGAACCTGGTGATCTGGGGCATGAAGGACGTGCCTCATACCGCCTTCGAACTCAAGCCCGGCCGGTCGATAAAAATGGGCGGCGGCAAAAGCCAGCTGTATGTCGCGACCCATGCCCGCGAATCCCAGGCGTCGCGCCAGCAGTTGCACGAGATCCTCACACGGCTCTACGGCCCTTGCGTCACGCTGCTCGATCACTACCTGGAGATCACTCTGACGCCCGGTAACCCGATCATGCACAGCTCGGTGATCTACGGGTTGATCGGCCCCTACGGACAATGGCACCGCAAGATCTTTCCGCAGCGCCTGAGCTGGTGGACGGAGTGCCCCGAACTGGGCGCCTACTTCCTGGAACGCATGGATCAGGAAAGCCAGGCACTGTGTGCGGTCATCAGTGAGCGCATGGGCGTCGACCTGTCGTCCGTCAAATCCTTGAAACAGGAAATCGTGGAAGCGTACGGCGATCAGATTCGCGACCAGAGCAGCATGCTGTCCATTCTGCGCACCAACCAGGCCTACAACGACATCCTCGCGCCCATGGTACCGGCCGGTGATAACCGCGCCGGGTATGTGATCGAGCGTGAGAGCCGTGCGTTCAACGAAGACGTCGCCTATGGCCTGGTGCTGCTGGTGGAAATGGCCAGGCGGTTTGAGCTGAAAGTGCCCTATATCGAAGAAGTCCTGCACTGGAGCGTTGCCTATATGCAAGGCCTGCGCGACTCGGCGCTGGATTACTTCCCGAGCCAATGGCCTCGCACGGCATAA
- a CDS encoding IucA/IucC family siderophore biosynthesis protein, producing the protein MDDLNTLIAYSRKNALRRLIRCLFAENILDRSALAFTQDGHQATYPLKQSGARLFFSAITLGPADTLVNEGDVVLLTAEGVRQVISRHQDLLDVLRDSFDFEPSDEGVAGLKSDMENSLLNDAHARQYRQHWNARLAQAAQDQGLTSLTDYLRRHLSTKDAAILLDQWGSLEGHPYYPTWKARPGLNDAEVEQLSPEFNAQVALRIAALRADMAKSESMPHVTSYHAWFASNFPAHWEHWKAALNAKGLDETQWLPLPIHAWHLQAYVLKTFAAEIEEGLLITEGPDIQTLPTMSYRTMMPVLDPAAPLIKLPIALWMTSELRSLQAKSIHMGPRISTVITQILEAENGFDQQLEIFPEEIGVRYRHAITQDDVPGKHLSVVFRASRQAFERSDDRLPITVASLFTRLPGSGRPLFTDLIERDGLRADAASVEQWFRQYAKVVTHPVVAIYLLYGIGLEAHQQNTMVLFSPDGLPRSLLIRDFGDGRTYAPLLEERGYTLQPHVQPGILPTVFTGDIEPVRTFVLDAAFLTHLHEMALWLTKEYAMDNTRLWAILREETENAFAAVRERVAPQVWEVERQAFVEDPWPTRSLLRMHLMQYSNYRLQHTLTNPLAAV; encoded by the coding sequence ATGGATGACCTCAACACCTTGATCGCCTACTCCCGCAAGAACGCCCTGCGCCGGCTGATTCGTTGCTTGTTTGCGGAAAATATCCTGGATCGTTCGGCGCTGGCGTTTACCCAAGACGGCCATCAGGCCACCTACCCGCTCAAGCAGAGCGGCGCACGGCTTTTTTTCTCCGCGATTACGCTGGGCCCAGCCGATACGCTGGTCAATGAGGGCGACGTGGTGCTGCTGACGGCCGAAGGCGTGCGCCAGGTGATCTCCCGCCATCAGGACTTGCTGGATGTACTGCGCGACAGTTTCGACTTCGAGCCCAGCGACGAAGGCGTGGCCGGTCTCAAGTCGGACATGGAAAACAGCCTGCTGAACGACGCCCATGCACGCCAGTATCGCCAACACTGGAACGCCCGCCTGGCTCAGGCCGCTCAAGATCAGGGGCTCACCAGCCTCACCGATTACTTGCGCCGGCACTTGAGCACCAAGGACGCCGCGATCTTGCTGGATCAGTGGGGCTCGCTGGAAGGCCACCCCTACTACCCGACCTGGAAAGCCCGCCCCGGGCTGAATGACGCTGAAGTCGAACAGCTGTCCCCGGAGTTCAACGCGCAGGTTGCACTGCGGATCGCCGCCCTACGGGCCGACATGGCCAAAAGCGAAAGCATGCCTCACGTGACCAGCTACCACGCCTGGTTCGCCAGCAACTTCCCGGCACACTGGGAGCATTGGAAGGCGGCGCTCAACGCCAAGGGCCTGGATGAAACGCAATGGCTGCCACTGCCGATTCATGCCTGGCATTTGCAGGCGTATGTGCTCAAGACATTTGCTGCGGAAATCGAAGAAGGCCTGCTGATCACCGAGGGCCCGGATATCCAGACGCTGCCGACCATGTCATACCGCACAATGATGCCGGTGCTGGACCCTGCTGCGCCGCTGATCAAATTGCCCATCGCGCTGTGGATGACCAGCGAGTTACGCAGCCTGCAAGCCAAGTCGATCCATATGGGGCCGCGTATCAGCACGGTAATCACGCAAATCCTGGAAGCCGAAAATGGTTTCGACCAGCAACTGGAAATTTTCCCGGAAGAAATCGGCGTGCGCTACCGACACGCGATCACCCAGGATGACGTTCCGGGAAAACACTTGTCCGTGGTGTTTCGTGCCAGTCGGCAAGCGTTCGAACGCAGCGATGATCGCCTGCCGATCACTGTGGCCTCGTTGTTCACCCGTTTGCCGGGCAGCGGTCGGCCACTGTTTACCGACCTGATCGAGCGCGACGGGTTGCGTGCCGACGCCGCCAGCGTCGAACAGTGGTTTCGCCAGTATGCCAAAGTCGTCACTCACCCTGTGGTGGCGATCTATCTGTTGTACGGTATCGGGCTCGAAGCGCACCAGCAGAACACCATGGTGCTGTTCTCACCCGATGGCTTGCCGCGCAGCCTGCTGATCCGCGATTTTGGCGATGGCAGAACCTACGCCCCGCTGCTGGAAGAACGCGGTTATACGTTACAGCCGCACGTGCAGCCTGGCATTCTGCCTACGGTCTTTACTGGCGATATCGAGCCGGTACGCACGTTTGTACTGGACGCCGCGTTCCTCACACACCTGCATGAAATGGCCCTGTGGCTGACCAAGGAGTACGCCATGGACAACACACGCTTGTGGGCAATATTGCGCGAGGAAACCGAAAATGCCTTTGCTGCCGTGCGCGAGCGGGTCGCGCCGCAGGTGTGGGAAGTCGAGCGCCAGGCCTTTGTTGAGGATCCATGGCCTACCCGTTCGTTGCTGCGTATGCATCTGATGCAGTATTCCAACTACCGTTTGCAGCACACGCTGACCAACCCGCTAGCTGCCGTTTAA
- a CDS encoding MFS transporter → MSQAGAIQGSSVRILIYLLFAIQLVSMGAMEMSGPFWPVHLRGLASSESVFSFASIAVYVGPMLGIMLTSAFWGRIGDRYGHKLMMIRALAGLSLTQLGLAFFSDIWVILVLRFLQGAFAGYIAPAQAYGVSIEAPSRRARLFAILQISTNVGSLLGAVVGGLILDYATFFWINIVASVLCAVCTVIAAVTLPDVPPVQKKPTAATSTPAAGTASVWRSSPLLSLLCVMGILLLARMLPQTSFSLYVSTTFEVSNSVVGLCYGLLALGFILSATAWSRYFEHRSQAETLQRITYIVMGCIALTAVAGVTRNPVAFIVAYFIWGVLLGATTPVLMALVSKTADSSRQGYVLGIAQSTAQFASIAGISIGGLLSQVYGLQYTYLFVCLAYAVALIPMVALRYWSVCEPSNRVAGSD, encoded by the coding sequence ATGTCCCAAGCAGGTGCCATCCAGGGTTCGAGTGTGAGAATCCTCATTTATCTTCTGTTCGCGATCCAACTGGTCTCCATGGGCGCGATGGAAATGAGCGGGCCGTTCTGGCCCGTGCACCTGCGCGGGCTGGCCTCTTCGGAGTCGGTATTCAGCTTCGCCAGCATCGCCGTGTACGTCGGGCCGATGCTGGGCATCATGCTGACCAGCGCATTCTGGGGCCGTATCGGCGATCGCTACGGCCACAAATTAATGATGATCCGCGCACTCGCGGGGTTGTCCCTGACCCAGCTCGGGCTGGCGTTTTTCAGTGACATCTGGGTAATCCTGGTCCTGCGTTTTCTGCAGGGCGCCTTTGCCGGCTATATAGCCCCGGCGCAGGCGTACGGGGTGAGTATCGAAGCCCCGTCGCGACGGGCCCGGTTATTTGCGATTCTGCAGATATCGACCAATGTCGGCTCACTGCTGGGCGCGGTTGTTGGCGGTCTGATCCTCGATTACGCGACGTTTTTCTGGATCAACATCGTCGCTTCGGTGCTTTGTGCAGTCTGTACCGTAATCGCCGCCGTGACGTTGCCGGATGTGCCGCCTGTACAAAAGAAACCGACGGCGGCCACCAGCACGCCGGCCGCAGGCACCGCCAGCGTATGGCGCAGCTCCCCCCTGCTGTCACTGCTGTGCGTCATGGGGATCTTGCTGCTGGCGCGCATGCTGCCGCAGACGTCGTTCTCGCTGTACGTGAGCACGACGTTCGAGGTCAGCAACTCAGTCGTCGGCCTGTGCTACGGGTTGCTGGCGCTGGGCTTTATCCTGTCGGCAACAGCGTGGTCACGCTACTTCGAGCATCGTTCCCAGGCAGAAACGCTGCAACGCATCACGTATATCGTCATGGGCTGCATCGCCCTGACAGCCGTGGCGGGCGTAACGCGCAACCCCGTGGCATTTATCGTCGCCTACTTCATTTGGGGGGTACTGCTGGGGGCGACCACGCCCGTGCTGATGGCATTGGTCTCGAAAACCGCCGACAGCTCGCGACAAGGCTACGTACTGGGTATTGCTCAAAGTACTGCGCAGTTCGCCTCGATTGCCGGCATCTCCATTGGTGGCTTGCTGAGCCAGGTCTACGGCTTGCAATACACCTATCTTTTCGTGTGCCTGGCCTATGCAGTGGCGCTGATTCCCATGGTCGCGTTGCGGTACTGGTCGGTGTGCGAACCGTCCAATCGCGTTGCGGGCAGCGACTGA
- a CDS encoding aminotransferase class V-fold PLP-dependent enzyme: protein MNIEQLRADTPGVEHLLHFNNAGAALMPEPVVQVITGHLQQETRLGGYEAAAQCAPELENVYAAIGRLINARPNEIAVVENATRAWDMAFYSLALKPGDAVLTSMTEYAGNYIPYLQLRQQRGIEIRIIPNDEHGQVCLAALATLLEDERVTLVSLPMIATNGGPVQPVEQIGALARAAGVWFLLDACQGVGQVPIDVQKIGCHMLTATSRKYLRGPRGMGFLYVEQSLCQHLEPVFLDLHAASLLTAHSFKIREDARRFENWECNVAAKLGLGAAVEYALAQGIEPMWQRIQHLAGYLRHRLTEVAALEPQDLGRVKSGIVTFSHRHHSAPRVQQWLAAQARRINVSTSTAGSTLLDMQHRGLLEVSRASVHAYNTEAEIDALVDALIRLSHA from the coding sequence TTGAACATCGAACAACTGCGTGCCGACACACCGGGTGTCGAGCATCTGCTCCATTTCAATAATGCCGGTGCGGCGCTGATGCCTGAGCCGGTGGTCCAGGTCATCACCGGGCACCTGCAACAGGAAACCCGCCTCGGCGGGTATGAAGCGGCCGCCCAATGCGCGCCAGAACTGGAGAATGTGTACGCCGCCATTGGGCGCCTGATCAATGCGCGCCCCAATGAAATCGCGGTGGTCGAAAACGCCACCCGTGCCTGGGACATGGCCTTCTATTCACTGGCGCTGAAGCCCGGCGACGCCGTGCTGACATCCATGACCGAATACGCCGGCAACTACATCCCGTACCTGCAACTGAGGCAGCAGCGCGGGATCGAGATCCGCATCATTCCCAACGATGAACACGGCCAGGTGTGCCTCGCGGCCTTGGCGACCCTGCTTGAAGACGAGCGCGTCACCCTGGTATCGCTGCCGATGATCGCCACCAACGGCGGGCCTGTGCAACCCGTCGAGCAGATCGGGGCCCTCGCCCGGGCGGCGGGTGTGTGGTTCCTGCTGGACGCTTGCCAAGGAGTGGGGCAGGTGCCGATCGATGTGCAAAAAATCGGCTGCCATATGCTCACCGCCACCAGTCGAAAATACCTGCGCGGGCCCAGGGGCATGGGATTTCTGTATGTCGAACAGTCCCTGTGCCAACACTTGGAGCCGGTGTTTCTTGACCTGCATGCGGCCTCCTTGCTCACGGCGCATAGCTTTAAAATTCGCGAGGATGCGCGACGTTTTGAAAATTGGGAATGCAACGTCGCGGCCAAACTGGGCCTGGGGGCAGCGGTGGAGTACGCATTGGCGCAAGGCATTGAACCGATGTGGCAGCGCATCCAGCACCTGGCGGGCTACTTACGCCATCGGCTGACCGAAGTGGCGGCTCTCGAACCGCAAGACCTGGGCCGTGTAAAGTCCGGCATCGTCACCTTCAGTCATCGGCACCACAGCGCCCCACGGGTGCAGCAGTGGCTCGCAGCGCAAGCCAGGCGCATCAACGTGAGCACCTCGACGGCGGGCTCGACCCTACTCGACATGCAGCATCGGGGCTTGCTTGAAGTCAGCCGTGCGTCGGTTCACGCTTACAACACCGAAGCTGAAATCGACGCGCTGGTTGACGCCTTGATACGCCTGTCACACGCCTGA
- a CDS encoding sigma-70 family RNA polymerase sigma factor translates to MSETSSANHLNHLRAIEALYSGHHGWLYATLKRKLGNAMDAADLAQDTFTRILASQVTVIDQPRAYLSCVAKGILINWYQRKALERAYLDALANVPTHEAPSPEAHFLVLETLHEIDAMLDTLAPLVKRAFLLSQINGLKYDDIAEQLGVSLITVKRYMKQAFVQCLMLVE, encoded by the coding sequence ATGAGCGAAACCTCTTCCGCGAATCACCTCAATCACCTGCGCGCCATCGAGGCCCTGTACAGCGGGCATCACGGCTGGCTGTACGCCACGCTGAAGAGAAAACTGGGAAACGCCATGGATGCGGCGGATCTGGCGCAGGACACCTTCACCCGCATCCTGGCCTCACAAGTCACGGTGATCGACCAGCCACGGGCCTACTTGAGCTGCGTGGCCAAGGGCATCCTGATCAACTGGTACCAGCGCAAGGCACTGGAGCGCGCCTACCTGGATGCACTGGCGAACGTGCCTACCCACGAAGCGCCCTCGCCCGAGGCGCACTTCCTGGTGCTGGAAACCCTGCACGAAATCGACGCCATGCTCGATACCCTGGCGCCGCTGGTCAAACGCGCCTTCCTGCTGTCGCAGATCAATGGCCTCAAGTACGACGACATCGCCGAGCAGTTGGGTGTATCGCTGATCACCGTCAAGCGCTACATGAAACAGGCCTTCGTCCAGTGCCTGATGCTGGTGGAGTGA
- a CDS encoding TonB-dependent receptor, whose translation MLVARPLRPARPFKPMVRGAVLSLLLASAVCPSALAGVPAQLDSVALQAYHIAPGPLGATLSSFAVDAGIALAFEPSITQGLTSPELRGTYSTQEAVTRLLEGSGLEMVLRSDGSYTLVLRRVTLAATTVDAPQKHTDSLPPEYPGGQVAEGGRLGLLGNTDVMDAPFSISTYTASLIKDQQATTVGDVLERDSSVRSTGQTGGIVDSFFIRGFPVGEGNLGELAFDGVYGVASNYRVFTDYAERIEVVKGPGALLYGMSPNSAVGGVINVVPKRSLDEDLTRVTASYAQDLQLGTHVDLSRRFGEDRRFGVRVNGRVQQGDTVIDKQSREVGVSAISLDYQGDRLRTSLDLIAQQEQFDAASRPFLIAPGVPVPHAANGRTNVSQAWGWSKTRDQSALLGGEYDVSDALTLFAHAGGGKSNVARLSDQTPTIINTAGDTSSTPGYYQFKVRRYTVDSGARLRFDTGPISHSTTLQVTRYRDELSRGIRSGAPILSNIYHPVEQPEADIAAPATPKVSATELSGVAVADTVSMLDQRLQVTAGLRKQNIRSNNYNAAGAVTTAYDDGKTTPLFGVVVRPREHVALYYNYLEGLSKGDIAPSTASNAGQIFAPYVSRQHEVGLKLDYGTVMSTLALFQITKPSGELAGTTFSVQGEQRNRGLELNVSGEAGRGTRLLGGVTLLDAQLTKSAVAANRGNTPVGVPKVQANLWAEWDVPWVEGLTLTSGALYTASQYVNQANTQQLDPWTRFDVGVRYSTRIAQRPTTFRATVQNVFDREYWSGVASYGAFSQGSPRTLLLSTTVDF comes from the coding sequence ATGCTCGTAGCACGACCCCTGCGTCCGGCTCGTCCGTTCAAACCGATGGTGCGCGGCGCAGTGCTCAGCCTACTGCTGGCCAGTGCCGTGTGCCCGTCGGCCCTGGCGGGGGTGCCGGCCCAATTGGACTCGGTCGCGTTGCAGGCCTACCACATTGCCCCCGGCCCGCTCGGCGCGACGCTCTCAAGCTTTGCCGTGGACGCCGGCATTGCCCTGGCGTTCGAGCCGTCGATCACGCAAGGGCTGACCAGCCCTGAACTGCGCGGGACTTACTCGACGCAGGAGGCCGTCACGCGGTTGCTCGAAGGCAGCGGCCTGGAGATGGTGTTGCGCAGCGATGGCAGCTACACCCTGGTGCTGCGCAGGGTAACGCTGGCAGCCACCACGGTGGATGCGCCGCAAAAACATACCGATAGCCTGCCGCCCGAGTATCCGGGCGGCCAGGTGGCCGAGGGCGGGCGCCTGGGCCTGCTCGGCAATACGGATGTGATGGACGCGCCCTTCAGCATCAGCACCTATACCGCGTCACTGATCAAAGACCAGCAGGCGACCACCGTGGGCGATGTGCTGGAGCGCGACTCCTCAGTCCGTTCCACCGGCCAGACGGGGGGGATCGTCGATTCATTCTTTATCCGTGGTTTTCCGGTGGGCGAAGGCAACCTCGGGGAGCTGGCGTTCGACGGCGTGTACGGCGTGGCCTCCAACTACCGGGTGTTCACCGACTACGCCGAGCGCATCGAAGTGGTCAAAGGCCCCGGCGCGCTCCTCTACGGCATGTCCCCCAACAGCGCCGTCGGTGGCGTGATCAACGTGGTCCCCAAGCGCTCCCTGGACGAAGACCTGACCCGCGTCACTGCCAGCTACGCCCAGGACCTGCAACTGGGCACCCACGTCGACCTGAGTCGGCGGTTTGGCGAGGACCGCCGCTTCGGCGTGCGGGTCAATGGCCGTGTGCAGCAGGGTGACACCGTGATCGACAAACAATCGCGGGAGGTCGGTGTGAGTGCCATCTCCCTGGATTACCAGGGCGATCGGCTGCGCACCAGCCTCGACCTGATTGCCCAGCAAGAGCAATTTGACGCGGCGTCACGGCCATTTCTGATCGCTCCCGGCGTGCCGGTTCCGCACGCCGCCAACGGGCGTACCAACGTCAGCCAGGCGTGGGGCTGGTCCAAGACCCGCGACCAATCGGCATTGCTGGGCGGCGAGTATGACGTGAGCGACGCACTGACCCTGTTCGCCCATGCCGGCGGCGGGAAGTCCAACGTGGCACGCCTGTCCGACCAGACCCCGACCATCATCAACACCGCCGGTGACACCTCGTCGACCCCCGGCTATTACCAATTCAAAGTCCGGCGCTACACCGTCGACAGCGGGGCCCGGCTGCGCTTCGACACCGGGCCGATCAGCCACAGCACCACGCTGCAAGTCACGCGCTATCGCGATGAGTTGTCACGCGGCATCCGTTCCGGCGCGCCGATCCTGTCGAACATTTACCACCCGGTCGAGCAACCCGAGGCTGACATTGCCGCGCCCGCCACGCCAAAAGTCTCGGCGACCGAATTGTCGGGCGTCGCGGTCGCCGACACTGTGTCGATGCTGGATCAGCGCCTGCAGGTGACTGCCGGCCTGCGCAAACAAAACATACGGTCCAACAACTACAACGCGGCAGGCGCGGTGACTACGGCCTACGACGACGGCAAGACCACGCCGCTGTTCGGGGTCGTGGTCAGGCCCCGGGAGCATGTGGCGCTGTACTACAACTACCTCGAAGGCTTGAGCAAAGGCGATATCGCCCCCTCCACGGCCTCGAACGCGGGCCAGATCTTCGCCCCCTACGTCTCGCGGCAGCATGAGGTGGGGCTCAAGCTCGACTACGGCACGGTCATGTCCACACTCGCGCTGTTCCAGATCACCAAACCCAGCGGCGAACTCGCAGGCACGACCTTTTCGGTACAAGGCGAACAGCGCAACCGGGGCCTGGAGTTGAACGTATCCGGCGAGGCCGGCCGAGGCACGCGCCTGCTCGGCGGCGTGACGCTGCTGGATGCGCAACTGACCAAAAGCGCGGTCGCGGCCAACCGGGGCAACACGCCGGTGGGGGTGCCCAAGGTTCAAGCCAATCTCTGGGCCGAGTGGGACGTGCCCTGGGTCGAGGGGCTGACGCTGACCAGCGGCGCGCTGTACACCGCCAGCCAATACGTGAATCAGGCCAACACCCAGCAACTGGATCCCTGGACCCGCTTCGATGTGGGTGTGCGCTACAGCACGCGCATCGCCCAGCGGCCGACGACTTTCCGCGCAACGGTACAGAACGTGTTCGACCGTGAATATTGGTCGGGCGTCGCCTCGTATGGGGCGTTTTCTCAAGGCTCGCCACGCACCCTTCTACTGTCGACCACGGTCGATTTCTGA
- a CDS encoding ABC transporter substrate-binding protein, which produces MVTIVRRSHAFAGLLFAGLLSWALPSTAAEPEPTRTTVTDLLGRQVKVHLPVRRVILGEGRQLYLVAALDTQNPIERIVGWRKDLIQSDPDTYGAYLRKFPDIAKIPTFGGFEDGTFDIEQAISQHPDVIILNIEAQHATEDARYIEKLDALGIPVVYVDFRNHPMQNTEPTMRLFGQLFGKEARAEAFIEFRNQQIRRVTDVINAQHPSRPSVFIERIGGYTDDCCLSFGNENFGLFVDMAGGNNIARNIIPSTFGQLNPEQVVVANPEQVVITSANWEAFAPGGNWVGVGPGADMAQARRKLAWYTGRPAYAGIKAQDDQAFHAIWHQFYNSPYQFVAIQQLAKWFHPTLFTDLDPEAAFRELHQRFLPVPYEPGYFVSLKP; this is translated from the coding sequence ATGGTGACCATTGTTCGACGCAGCCACGCCTTCGCCGGGCTGCTGTTTGCAGGTTTGTTAAGCTGGGCACTGCCGTCAACGGCGGCCGAGCCGGAGCCGACGCGCACCACCGTCACCGACTTGCTCGGGCGCCAGGTCAAGGTGCACCTGCCGGTCAGGCGGGTGATTCTGGGGGAAGGCCGTCAGTTGTACCTGGTGGCCGCGCTGGATACGCAAAACCCCATCGAACGCATCGTCGGCTGGCGCAAGGACTTGATCCAGTCCGACCCGGACACCTACGGCGCATACCTGCGCAAATTCCCTGACATCGCCAAAATCCCCACCTTTGGCGGCTTTGAAGACGGCACCTTCGATATCGAGCAGGCCATCTCCCAGCACCCCGACGTGATCATCCTCAATATCGAGGCCCAGCACGCCACCGAGGATGCCCGCTATATCGAAAAGCTCGACGCGCTGGGGATCCCGGTGGTGTACGTCGACTTTCGCAACCACCCGATGCAGAACACCGAACCCACCATGCGCCTGTTCGGCCAGTTGTTCGGCAAAGAGGCGCGTGCCGAAGCCTTTATCGAGTTTCGCAACCAGCAGATCCGCCGCGTCACCGACGTGATAAACGCGCAGCACCCTTCGCGCCCCAGCGTGTTCATCGAGCGCATCGGTGGCTACACCGACGATTGCTGCCTGAGTTTCGGCAATGAAAACTTTGGTCTGTTCGTCGACATGGCCGGTGGCAATAATATTGCCCGAAACATCATCCCCAGCACGTTTGGCCAGCTGAACCCCGAGCAAGTGGTCGTGGCCAACCCGGAACAGGTGGTGATCACCAGTGCCAACTGGGAAGCCTTTGCCCCTGGTGGCAACTGGGTCGGTGTGGGCCCCGGCGCCGACATGGCGCAAGCCCGGCGCAAACTGGCCTGGTACACCGGGCGCCCGGCCTATGCCGGGATAAAAGCGCAGGATGACCAGGCGTTCCATGCGATCTGGCATCAGTTCTACAACAGCCCTTATCAGTTCGTGGCCATCCAGCAGTTGGCCAAATGGTTTCATCCGACACTGTTTACCGACCTGGACCCTGAAGCCGCGTTTCGCGAGCTGCACCAGCGATTCCTGCCGGTGCCCTATGAGCCGGGCTACTTCGTGAGCCTCAAGCCATGA
- a CDS encoding iron ABC transporter permease, with translation MSAVIQRDTYRRLVLRKRLILGGLALLLLCSVLLDLALGPASYSVRDVLGALFAPDSAPAQVRVVMWDIRLPIALMAVAVGAALSLAGAQMQTILNNPLASPFTLGISAAASFGAAMGLAFGVALFPLAAQYMVPVNAFIMAMLSALLIHFLSLRRGVTAETIVLLGIALVFTFNALLALVQFFATEQAVAAVVFWTMGSLTKATWPKLGVICLIIVITLPIFAKRAWALTALRLGDDKAASFGINVRSLRFQTLIMVSLLASFPVAFVGTIGFIGLVGPHIARMLIGEDQRFFLPASLLTGALILSASSVVSKTLIPGAIFPIGVVTSLIGVPFFISLILNGKKNTW, from the coding sequence ATGAGCGCGGTGATTCAACGCGACACCTATCGGCGCCTGGTGCTGCGCAAACGCTTGATCCTCGGTGGCTTGGCCCTGCTGCTGTTGTGCAGCGTGCTGCTCGACCTGGCCCTGGGCCCGGCGAGTTACAGCGTGCGCGACGTGCTCGGTGCACTCTTTGCACCGGACAGTGCACCGGCGCAGGTTCGCGTGGTGATGTGGGACATCCGCCTGCCGATCGCGCTGATGGCGGTTGCCGTGGGCGCGGCATTGTCATTGGCCGGGGCGCAGATGCAGACCATCCTCAATAACCCGCTGGCCAGCCCCTTCACCCTGGGCATTTCCGCCGCCGCCAGTTTTGGCGCAGCCATGGGGCTGGCGTTTGGGGTGGCGCTGTTTCCGTTGGCGGCGCAGTACATGGTGCCGGTGAACGCGTTCATCATGGCCATGCTGTCGGCGTTGCTGATTCACTTCCTGAGCCTGCGGCGCGGGGTTACCGCAGAAACCATCGTGCTGCTGGGGATCGCCCTGGTGTTCACGTTCAACGCGTTATTGGCGCTGGTGCAGTTTTTTGCCACCGAGCAAGCCGTGGCGGCCGTGGTGTTCTGGACCATGGGCAGCCTGACCAAAGCCACCTGGCCCAAACTGGGGGTGATCTGCCTGATCATCGTGATCACCCTGCCGATCTTTGCCAAACGCGCCTGGGCCCTGACCGCGCTGCGACTGGGCGACGACAAGGCCGCCAGCTTCGGAATCAACGTGCGCAGCCTGCGCTTTCAGACACTGATCATGGTCAGCCTGCTCGCCTCGTTCCCCGTGGCCTTTGTCGGCACCATCGGCTTTATCGGGCTGGTCGGCCCGCATATTGCGCGGATGTTGATCGGTGAAGATCAACGCTTCTTCCTGCCGGCCTCGTTGCTGACCGGCGCGCTGATTCTGTCCGCCAGTTCGGTGGTGAGCAAAACCCTGATCCCGGGCGCAATCTTCCCGATCGGGGTGGTCACATCGTTGATCGGCGTGCCGTTTTTCATATCGCTGATCCTCAACGGGAAGAAAAACACATGGTGA